One Spirochaeta africana DSM 8902 genomic window carries:
- a CDS encoding MBL fold metallo-hydrolase — protein sequence MVERIIVGPLHTNAYIYSISKKECIVIDPGADPELLQRKLDAINMRPRAIIFTHGYLDHISATVQLMQAFAEFDLDIQVGIHQEDAHLLAPDGLQEQESLFSSTGNSALFDTLATELPRHTFTYIDGESVFETGLRVIHTPGRSRGSVCFYEEQQGLVFTGDTLLFKDIGRTNLPEADRTQLITSVTSQLFTLPPETVVFPGHGPRTTIERERRNNPVFRH from the coding sequence ATGGTTGAACGAATAATTGTAGGCCCCCTGCACACAAACGCGTATATCTATTCTATCTCAAAAAAAGAATGTATTGTCATCGATCCGGGCGCAGACCCCGAGCTGCTACAGCGCAAGCTCGACGCCATCAATATGCGACCGCGTGCCATAATCTTTACGCATGGCTACCTTGATCACATTAGCGCGACTGTACAGCTGATGCAAGCCTTTGCCGAGTTCGACCTCGATATTCAGGTAGGGATACACCAGGAAGATGCCCATCTGCTGGCACCCGACGGCCTGCAGGAGCAGGAGAGTCTCTTCAGCTCCACCGGCAACAGCGCACTGTTCGACACACTGGCAACCGAACTGCCCAGGCACACCTTTACCTACATCGATGGCGAATCGGTATTCGAAACCGGCCTGCGCGTCATCCATACCCCCGGCCGCTCGCGAGGAAGCGTCTGCTTTTACGAAGAGCAGCAGGGCCTGGTGTTCACTGGCGACACCCTGCTGTTCAAGGACATCGGCCGTACCAACCTGCCGGAAGCAGATCGCACCCAGCTGATCACCAGTGTCACCTCACAGCTGTTCACCCTGCCCCCGGAAACGGTAGTGTTTCCGGGACATGGGCCACGAACCACCATTGAACGGGAACGCCGGAACAACCCGGTCTTCCGTCATTAG